The following proteins are co-located in the Seriola aureovittata isolate HTS-2021-v1 ecotype China chromosome 7, ASM2101889v1, whole genome shotgun sequence genome:
- the LOC130172313 gene encoding uncharacterized protein LOC130172313 produces MAAQEEFFAGFSRIPYVPSTGPGDVMCFKHYNAEEVLMGRKMEDWLRFSVCYWHSFCGTGADPFGFQTLHRPWNEGTPMESAKRRLCAAFEFFTKLGVKYYTFHDRDMAPEGSTLQESNMNLDEITDLALQLQSRTGVKVLWVTCNLFAHPRYMNGAATNPDCHVLAYAGAQVKKGLDIAKKLGAENFVFWGGREGFLSIHNTDVAAELKHMASFFKMAVEYKEKIGLKCQFLIEPKPKEPCKHQYDYDAMSVIGFLKHYGLESHFKLNIEPNHTTLAGHSYEHDIVMASAFGMLGSVDSNTGSPDLGWDTDQFPMDIRNTTLVMKTVVEQGGLQPGGLNFDAKVRRESTDLEDLFIAHIGAMDAFARGLRNAVRIIEDGIITGMVKERYSSFSHGLGRKVEDGSASLEEMEAFIRENGEPKVTSGKQEKYESIFNHYI; encoded by the exons ATGGCAGCTCAGGAAGAATTCTTTGCGG GCTTTTCCAGGATCCCATATGTTCCCAGTACCGGGCCGGGAGATGTCATGTGTTTCAAACACTACAATGCAGAGGAg GTGCTGATggggaggaagatggaggactGGCTGAGGTTCTCAGTCTGCTACTGGCACTCCTTCTGTGGGACTG GTGCTGATCCTTTTGGGTTTCAGACACTCCACCGGCCCTGGAATGAAGGGACTCCCATGGAATCAGCCAAGAGGCGACTCTGTGCTGCTTTTGAGTTTTTCACCAAGCTTGGC GttaaatattacacatttcACGACAG AGACATGGCCCCTGAGGGCTCCACACTGCAGGAGTCCAACATGAATCTGGATGAAATAACAGACCTGGCGCTCCAGCTGCAGAGCCGGACCGGAGTCAAGGTGCTCTGGGTCACCTGCAACCTCTTTGCCCACCCGAG GTACATGAATGGTGCAGCCACCAACCCCGACTGTCATGTTCTGGCCTACGCTGGTGCTCAGGTCAAGAAGGGACTGGATATTGCAAAGAAGCTGGGTGCTGAAAATTTTG TGTTttggggaggaagagaaggttTTCTTTCCATCCATAATACAGATGTTGCTGCTGAGCTGAAGCACATGGCCAGCTTCTTCAAAATGGCTGTTG AGTACAAAGAGAAAATTGGGTTAAAGTGCCAGTTTCTGATTGAGCCAAAGCCTAAGGAGCCCTGCAAACACCAGTATGATTATG ATGCTATGAGTGTTATAGGATTCCTTAAGCATTATGGCCTGGAGAGTCACTTCAAGTTGAACATTGAGCCCAACCACACCACCCTGGCAGGACACTCCTACGAACATGATATTGTCATGGCCTCTGC GTTTGGCATGCTGGGCTCGGTCGACTCGAACACCGGCTCTCCTGACCTGGGGTGGGACACAGATCAGTTCCCCATGGACATCAGGAACACCACCTTGGTCATGAAG ACCGTCGTTGAACAGGGTGGTCTGCAGCCTGGAGGCCTGAACTTTGATGCTAAGGTGCGCAGAGAGTCCACAGACCTGGAAGACCTGTTCATAGCTCACATCGGAGCCATGGACGCCTTCGCAAGAGGACTGAGGAATGCTGTACGCATCATTGAGGACGGGATTATCACCGGTATGGTGAAG GAGCGATACTCAAGCTTCAGTCATGGTCTTGGACGGAAAGTGGAGGATGGTTCTGCCTCCTTAGAGGAAATGGAG GCCTTCATCAGGGAGAACGGTGAACCCAAAGTCACATCAGGGAAGCAAGAAAAGTATGAATCCATCTTTAATCACtacatataa
- the rnf144b gene encoding E3 ubiquitin-protein ligase RNF144B: MASRSPSLSQEARDSAPGTPEAGADSQPGPEVFCKLCLSEQPSAATRELQSCNCNFCTACLQQYVQLAIMEGGGAPITCPDMACQKSGVLLDSEIASLAAADQVELYQRLKFERGVKLDPSKAWCPVLECQAVCKVQPSTEGQPTAVPCLTCHTVFCSGCRGPWQDSHTCPERQPMMSPSPSHESRARSDSHSDMPIKQCPMCGIYIERNQGCAQMLCKSCKHTFCWYCLQNLDGDIFLRHYDKGPCRNKLGHSRASVMWNRTQVVGILVGVSIIVLVTSPLLLLASPCILCCVCKPCRGKKKKKKRKRDLSQPDSSTS; the protein is encoded by the exons ATGGCCAGCAGGAGTCCTTCCCTGAGCCAGGAAGCCAGGGACTCGGCACCCGGGACCCCTGAGGCCGGCGCTGACTCCCAGCCGGGGCCCGAGGTCTTTTGCAAGCTGTGCCTCAGTGAGCAGCCATCTGCAGCCACCAGGGAACTGCAAAGCTGCAACTGCAACTTCTGCACAGCA TGTTTGCAGCAGTATGTTCAGCTGGCCATCatggagggtgggggggcacCCATCACCTGCCCAGATATGGCCTGCCAAAAGTCTGGCGTGCTACTGGACTCTGAG ATAGCCAGCCTGGCTGCAGCTGATCAGGTGGAGCTGTATCAGCGTCTGAAGTTTGAGAGGG GAGTGAAGTTGGACCCCAGTAAAGCCTGGTGCCCAGTGCTTGAGTGCCAGGCGGTGTGCAAAGTGCAGCCAAGCACCGAGGGCCAGCCCACCGCTGTGCCCTGCCTCACCTGTCACACCGTCTTCTGCTCTGGGTGCAGAGGGCCCTGGCAGGACAGCCATACCTGCCCCGAACGCCAGCCCATGATgtcaccctctccctctcatgAAAGCAG gGCCCGCTCCGACAGCCACTCTGACATGCCCATCAAACAGTGTCCTATGTGTGGTATCTACATAGAGAGGAACCAGGGCTGTGCACAGATGCTGTGTAAGAGCTGCAAACACACCTTCTGCTGGTACTGCCTGCAGAATCTGGAT GGTGATATATTCCTGCGGCATTACGATAAGGGACCGTGCAGAAACAAGCTGGGACACTCCAGGGCCTCTGTGATGTGGAACAGAACACAG GTGGTGGGAATCCTGGTGGGAGTCAGCATCATCGTGCTGGTGACATCTCCGCTCCTCCTGCTGGCCTCGCCCTGCATCCTGTGCTGTGTCTGTAAGCCCTGCagaggcaagaagaagaagaagaaaaggaagagggaCCTCAGCCAGCCAGACTCCTCCACATCATAG